A genome region from Thermus sp. LT1-2-5 includes the following:
- a CDS encoding extracellular solute-binding protein yields MRNIRQGAQKGALNANLDDTFRVMCQGGAFSMITYWWMLPQLDDAKQCPKVAGKVALAPVPGGAGVNGGWGWAIPKNSRNKEAAWKFISWVESREIVKRRALAGHAPTRKDAFQDPEVLRKYPYYKEAEKIIAGAKKVPIFAYTAEMEDVVGREISLAAAGQKGVKQALQDAAKGLEGLLRKAGLLR; encoded by the coding sequence GTGCGAAACATCCGCCAGGGGGCGCAGAAAGGAGCGCTGAACGCCAACCTGGACGACACCTTCCGGGTGATGTGCCAGGGGGGAGCCTTCAGCATGATCACCTACTGGTGGATGCTCCCCCAGCTGGATGACGCCAAGCAATGTCCCAAGGTAGCGGGGAAGGTGGCCCTGGCCCCGGTGCCGGGCGGAGCGGGGGTGAACGGGGGTTGGGGCTGGGCCATCCCTAAGAACAGCCGGAACAAGGAGGCGGCTTGGAAGTTTATCAGTTGGGTAGAATCCAGGGAAATCGTGAAGCGCCGCGCCCTGGCGGGCCACGCCCCCACCCGTAAGGACGCCTTCCAAGACCCCGAGGTGCTCCGCAAGTACCCCTACTACAAGGAGGCGGAGAAGATCATCGCCGGGGCTAAGAAGGTGCCGATCTTCGCCTACACCGCGGAGATGGAGGACGTGGTGGGGCGGGAGATCAGCCTGGCCGCCGCGGGGCAGAAGGGGGTAAAGCAGGCTCTCCAGGACGCCGCCAAGGGTCTAGAGGGCCTTCTGCGGAAGGCGGGGCTTCTGCGGTGA
- a CDS encoding sugar ABC transporter permease: MGERWTARLLALPGLIVLGAVVGFPLLYALALSFTGYTFLRPELSPQGLARYREALQDPYFLHALGLTVVYVALTVGLSLVLGLLLAVLLHQNVPLRGFHYFAVSLPMLIAPVGVGLIWKMILHPELGILAYLVGGVDFFGDPRYALLSLALVDVWQQVSFVALVLLAGLRSLPREPVEAAYVDGATPWQAFLRVTLPLLRPVLLALLVLQTLVEVRTYDLVYVLTRGGPGSATDLVSYYIYREAFLGLDLSGTSAMGYLLLILSLVWVVAYYRVLTRS, encoded by the coding sequence ATGGGGGAGCGGTGGACAGCCCGCCTCCTCGCCCTCCCTGGACTTATCGTCCTGGGGGCGGTGGTGGGCTTCCCCCTCCTCTACGCCCTTGCCCTCTCCTTCACGGGGTACACCTTCCTCCGGCCGGAACTCTCCCCCCAGGGGCTCGCCCGGTACCGGGAGGCTCTCCAGGACCCCTACTTTCTCCACGCCCTAGGGCTCACCGTGGTGTACGTGGCCCTCACCGTCGGCCTCAGCCTGGTCCTGGGGCTTCTCCTGGCCGTGCTCCTGCACCAAAACGTTCCCCTAAGGGGGTTCCACTACTTTGCCGTGAGCCTTCCCATGCTCATCGCCCCCGTGGGCGTGGGGCTCATCTGGAAGATGATCCTCCACCCCGAGCTGGGCATCCTGGCCTACCTCGTTGGGGGGGTGGACTTCTTCGGCGATCCCCGGTACGCCCTCCTCTCCCTCGCCCTGGTGGACGTGTGGCAACAGGTTTCCTTCGTTGCCTTGGTCCTCCTGGCGGGCCTGAGAAGCCTGCCGCGGGAGCCCGTGGAGGCGGCCTACGTGGACGGGGCCACCCCTTGGCAGGCCTTCCTTCGCGTGACCTTGCCCCTCCTCCGTCCCGTCCTTCTGGCCCTCTTGGTCTTGCAGACCCTGGTGGAGGTGCGCACCTACGACCTGGTCTACGTCCTCACCCGCGGGGGGCCGGGCTCGGCCACGGACCTGGTGAGCTACTACATCTACCGCGAAGCCTTTTTGGGCCTAGACCTTTCCGGGACCAGCGCCATGGGGTACCTGCTCCTCATCCTCTCCCTGGTATGGGTGGTGGCCTACTACCGTGTTCTGACCCGGAGCTGA
- a CDS encoding zinc ribbon domain-containing protein, translating to IGVDPKHTSQDCPACGHREKRPLWVREYTCPACGTPLHRDVAAARNILAKAWAGPSGMDAVFLPQPEPRSPVLQNGE from the coding sequence CATCGGGGTAGACCCCAAACACACGAGCCAGGATTGTCCGGCGTGCGGCCACAGGGAGAAGCGACCCTTGTGGGTCAGGGAGTACACCTGCCCCGCTTGTGGGACTCCCCTGCACCGGGATGTGGCTGCCGCGCGGAACATCCTGGCTAAGGCCTGGGCTGGGCCTTCGGGGATGGATGCGGTTTTTCTGCCGCAACCTGAACCGAGAAGCCCCGTTCTTCAGAACGGGGAGTAG